A region of Nerophis ophidion isolate RoL-2023_Sa linkage group LG28, RoL_Noph_v1.0, whole genome shotgun sequence DNA encodes the following proteins:
- the camlg gene encoding calcium signal-modulating cyclophilin ligand — MEANEEKTSSMSAAQRRAETRRRKLLVNSEDRMNRIVGFSKNESENKGSPRRPAEPRFHLDLDRTEAWSPSQRPSPFLSESGSPPDRRDSPLPDVGGASPQLDDNTRGVRPRPKGDLASAEPGGSPRRGLQKYLSRFDDAMKLRGQLASEKPVQDAGSDCEELDPFRVFRLVCSVLLAVFVRVFVCKYLSIFAPFLTLELAFMGLFKYFPKVEKKSQSSVLSAALMLSGIPGEVIKRSMDTYRRMGDVFADLCVYFFTFILSHQVLLLAGSETPSPAQ, encoded by the exons ATGGAGGCCAACGAGGAAAAGACGAGCTCCATGTCTGCGGCGCAAAGGCGAGCAGAAACACGCAGGAGGAAACTACTCGTCAATTCCGAGGACCGGATGAACAGAATCGTGGGATTTTCCAAGAATGAGTCCGAAAACAAGG GGTCACCCCGGCGCCCAGCAGAGCCCCGCTTCCATTTGGACCTGGACCGGACAGAGGCATGGTCACCTTCCCAGAGACCCTCCCCCTTCCTGTCGGAGTCTGGCAGCCCCCCAGACCGGAGGGACTCGCCCCTGCCGGACGTGGGCGGGGCCAGCCCGCAGCTGGACGACAACACCCGAGGCGTCCGACCGAGACCCAAGGGGGACCTGGCGTCGGCGGAACCCGGCGGCTCGCCACGCAGGGGCCTCCAGAAGTACTTGTCTCGTTTTGACGACGCCATGAAACTGAGGGGTCAGCTGGCCAGCGAGAAGCCGGTCCAGGATGCCGGGTCCGACTGCGAGGAGTTGGACCCTTTCAGGGTTTTCAGGCTAGTCTGCAGCGTCCTCCTTGCGGTTTTCGTCAGGGTGTTTGTCTGCAAGTATCTG TCAATATTTGCTCCGTTCCTCACCCTGGAGCTGGCTTTTATGGGCCTGTTCAAGTACTTTCCCAAG GTGGAGAAGAAGTCCCAGTCCAGCGTGCTCAGTGCCGCTTTGATGCTGTCGGGCATCCCGGGCGAGGTCATCAAGCGCTCCATGGACACGTACAGAAGGATGGGCGACGTCTTCGCCGACCTCTGCGTCTACTTCTTCACCTTCATCCTCTCCCACCAAGTGCTGCTGCTCGCAGGCTCGGAGACGCCATCGCCAGCTCAGTGA